In one Amaranthus tricolor cultivar Red isolate AtriRed21 chromosome 8, ASM2621246v1, whole genome shotgun sequence genomic region, the following are encoded:
- the LOC130821096 gene encoding uncharacterized protein LOC130821096: MLGAGLQFNRSRTDDRFYIPVKGRKNNHHNQKIPQLQRTQSDIVNGGIGGRIRDKPVVSWSRESENRTEEAVKPEASPDFEQAMLPLSNVERFLEAITPSVNAHYLSKTTMRGLRTCDVEFQPYFNLSDLWESFKEWSAYGAGVPLVLNGSDSVVQYYVPYLSAIQLYVDPSKSPVKSRRSSEDSDGDFFSRDSSSDGSSDSEHDRGLAYSRSQRHCVRHSGDMSFEVDRLSLRDQQPVLQEGFSSDEGETEPQQGSLLFEYLEYDPPFGREPLADKIFDLALHFPELNSLRSCDLLGSSWLSVAWYPIYRIPMGPTLKDLDACFLTYHSLYTPVGDAPPAQSEVVIYPSENDEIPRISLPVSGLASYKFRGSLWTSNSGSDHQLVNNLLQAADNWLTKHKVNHPDYLFFCRNI; encoded by the exons atgttAGGTGCTGGATTACAGTTTAATCGGAGTCGTACTGATGATCGGTTCTACATTCCGGTAAAAGGTCGAAAAAACAATCACCATAATCAGAAAATCCCTCAACTTCAAAGAACTCAAAGTGATATTGTTAATGGAGGAATAGGGGGGAGAATTAGAGATAAACCTGTTGTTTCATGGAGCAGGGAATCCGAAAATCGGACTGAAGAGGCAGTAAAACCGGAAGCCTCACCGGATTTCGAGCAGGCGATGTTGCCTTTGAGCAATGTAGAACGTTTTCTTGAGGCAATTACTCCTTCAGTTAATGCGCATTATCTCTCAAAG ACTACAATGAGAGGATTAAGGACTTGTGATGTAGAATTTCAACCCTATTTCAATCTGAGTGACTTGTGGGAGTCATTTAAGGAATGGAGTGCTTATGGGGCTGGAGTTCCTTTGGTATTGAATGGCAGTGATTCTGTTGTTCAATATTATGTGCCTTACTTGTCTGCCATTCAACTTTATGTCGACCCTTCTAAATCACCCGTTAAGTCAAG GCGTTCAAGTGAGGACAGTGATGGGGACTTTTTTAGTAGGGACTCAAGTAGTGACGGAAGCAGTGATTCTGAGCATGATAGGGGTTTGGCCTACTCAAGGAGCCAAAGGCATTGCGTTCGCCATTCTGGTGATATGTCCTTTGAAGTGGACAGATTATCCTTGAGAGATCAGCAGCCAGTACTGCAAGAGGGTTTTTCCAGTGATGAGGGTGAAACTGAGCCGCAACAAGGTAGCCTGTTGTTCGAGTATCTTGAATATGATCCTCCCTTTGGCCGTGAACCTTTGGCTGATAAG aTTTTTGATCTCGCATTGCATTTCCCGGAGCTGAACTCACTTCGCAGTTGTGATTTGCTGGGTTCAAGTTGGCTTTCCGTGGCATG GTACCCGATATATAGGATACCTATGGGACCAACATTGAAAGATTTAGATGCTTGTTTCTTGACCTATCATTCTCTATACACACCTGTTGGAG ATGCTCCTCCTGCTCAATCTGAAGTGGTGATTTATCCCAGTGAGAATGATGAAATACCGAGGATCTCTCTTCCAGTTTCTGGTCTTGCCTCGTATAAATTTAGAGGATCATTATGGACCTCAAATAGCGGGAGTGATCATCAGTTGGTGAATAACCTCTTGCAGGCAGCTGATAACTGGCTCACAAAGCACAAGGTCAATCACCCTGACTACCTTTTCTTCTGTCGTAACATATGA